In the Bacteroidota bacterium genome, CGGATTTCAGCGAATCGACGGGCTGATACCCCCCGTCGTACGAGAAGAACCGTGAAGTGATGGACCCTCCCCCGGGGGCGGGGATGGTCGCGTCGACCGTTCCGATCATGTTCCATCCGTCGGAGACCGGAATATCGAGCGAGGCGATCCCCAGGCCGGGAACAGAGACGGTCTCCTGGTGGTGAAATCTGATCCAGTAGCCGCTTCCTTTGTGCAGTTCGGTCTGTATCGAATAGGCTCCGTTATATCCGAACGCCCGCGAGGCCGCGGTGGGGAAGAGGAATTGGACCGAAGAATCCGCCGCGATCCGCGAAAGGGAAAGGAGATTCCAGCCTCCCTTCAGGTTGTAGACCGTCGCACCCTGCTCGGCCTCGACGACGAACAACCTCGGAGCCGAGTATTGGAACGAATAGCTGTTATGGTTTCGCATATTAGTGATGACGCCCGTCGCCGAATCCTTCATCAATAGGACGTACGCCGGCGGAAGTTTGTTGATCCGGGATGTGTCCCAGGAAAGCGTGAGCGTGCCCGGAGTGATATTTGTTTCGACATCGAACACCCATCTCGCTCCCAGGGGACTCGTATAGTCGAACGCATATCTCGAACCCCAGATCGGCGGCCAGTTGCCGCCGGAGTGGGGGAAAAAGACTTCGAGGTACGTTCCGATCTCCGGAGGATGCGGTACGTCGTAGAGCGAATCATACGACGGCGTGGCGTCGGATTTCACGCCGAGCGTCGCGAGAGAATCGCTGAAAACGCCAATAGCGGCCCTGATGACCGCCGACCAGGCTGTCGTTGTGACAGAATCGAGAATACCATCGCCACGGGCGGCACCGGGAGGGTGTTCGCGCGAGGGAGCCGGGCCTGTCGAGCCAATCAGAAGTAGAACAAGAAAAATTTTAGTCCGCCACATTGCCATCTCTCCACCATCGATCTCCAAATCGAAATTCCCCCCGGCACAAGAGGCAGGGGGGATTTCGTCACAAACGTTACTTGATCAACATCATCTTCTTGCTGCCGGTGAAGAGTACGCCATTGGCCGAGGTGGCCGTGATCCGGTAGAAATACATTCCGCTTGCAAGCCGGGACGCGTCGAACACCACCTCATGATATCCGGCGGAAAGAGTCTGGTTCACCAATTCTGCCACCTTCTCTCCAAGAAAGTCGTACACTGCGACCTGCACCCTTGCATCGCCCGGCAGCGCATAACTGATCTTGGTGGTGGGGTTGAACGGGTTCGGGAAGTTCTGTGTCAGGTCGAACTTCTGTGGAACGGCCTGTCGTGAACTGTTCACCGAGAATTCGTGCGTTGTCCCCTGTTGCGCGTACGTGTACGAACCGACCTTCTTCATGTCGATTCCTGCATGGCCTGCCCCGTCGAACAGTTCGATCCGCACGTCCGCTGCAAGTCCGGAGATGGAATTGCGATCCCACGTCAGGGTAACTGTCCCTTCGGCGGAGCTCCTCACCACAAACGTCCAGGCCGCTTTGCCCGGAGTGCGGTAATCGCGCGCGTAGGAATCGAATCCTGCCGGATATCCCTCTCCGCGGGCCGGGAAGCTCACCTCGACGAAGTCCTTCGAAGGCGCCCTCGGCGGCCGGGGGGCATCGTACACCGGGTTGAACGCATCACCTGCATCCTCGCGGACTCCGAAGGAGGCGATCCTGTCGCCGAAACGATCGCCGTTGACGGTCATCGAGGCGGCGAGATCGACGCTCCAGTGGACAGGGGTCGCCGCTTCGGCAATCACGTCTACTTTCGGCGTCGGCACGCCGACGGCCGGTGTGTACTGGATTGTTTTCCCGCTCAGAAGCATGGGAATCCAGTAGCCGTTCCATACCGCCATCGCCGAATTCTCCACGAAATAGCTCGTCCCGCTGTAGCCGTAGAGGACGTTCGAGAGCCATCCCGCCGTTGCCGCCTGCGCCATTGTTTTCACCAGGAATCCGTCGGTGAACTTCAAGCTGTCCTTCGGTTCCGCGACGGGGAAGGGATTGCCCACAATGTTGAATCCCGCCGCAAGTCCGAGACTGGCGGAACTCACCGGAGTCCCGACCGCGTCGATCACCTGCGCGCTGTTGGATCCGAGCCAGTATCCCTGTCCCATGTTCAGCGTCGAGGGGATTGAATAACCCGAGAGCGGGCTGTACTGGAACGTGAAGAAGGGCGTCGCGCCGTAGTCGTCTCCGAATACCGCGGCCGGAGTCATCGTTCCCTGCTGCATGGCGGGGCTGACGAGGTTCCATCCTGCCAGCGCGCTGAAGGAGATGCTGTTGGTCGCGAGGATCGTAAACGAATGGTCGCTGACATCCGTCTGTTCATTCAGAACGGAGTCGCGCGCGATAACTTTGATGCTCGCCACGCTCGCCGCCGACGGAGGCGTCCACAGTTTTGAGAAGACATTCCCGTTCGTCGAATCGATCAGCGTGTACGGGGCCCCGCCGGTGAGTGAATAATAGATATAGTGCCGCAGAACCCCGGTTCCGTCCGATGACGTCCAGGTGATGTTATAGGGCGTCCCCACGACGAGGAATTCCCCGCCGTTCGGCGCCGTAACAGCCACATTCGGTTTTGTGCTGTCGCCGATCAGGAGGCGGAAATCGGTCGGTATGACTGATGCCGGTGTCGTGAACACATAGAACGGCGTCGATCTCAGGTTCACGTAGTTGGTGGTCGATAGATCATACAGCGTCGGCTTGAACCCGCTGGGAAGCGCAGGATCAACGGGCAGCTCCATCGTGATCACATGTGTTGTCAGATCCGAAAGTGCCTTCAGATTCCACGCTTTTGCCGCCGCGGCGAGACTTGCCTCATCCTTCTTGACATCGACCGAGTAGTTCGGCAGTGGATTTCCCGGATCGAGCGGGAAGTAAAGGTAGACATAGTTGGTCGGTGGAGGCGGAGGGGCCACCGTGTCACGCGAATCGACACCGTCAAGGGCAGCCGGATCCACGCCTGCGAAGACGGAATTCGAGGTCGGGCTTCCGTATGCTCCGGCCGAAATTCCTCCACCATGAGCGCCATGGTTGCTTTGACCGATCCAGGGGAAATAGTTCACGTTTTCGCTCGCGCCATTACCCAGATTGCCGGGCGGGATGGTGTTTTTCACCGTCGCGACCGATGGTGCAGGCGAGGTTGGGACTTCAATCGTCCCGGTGGGATCGCTCGGACCGAAGATGCTGCCCCAGTAGTTATTCGTCGCATTTACCGTGGTGCTAGGGGAGGTGTTGTCGTTCTGGACGCCGATCGCATTCCCCGAAATTTGGTTGCCGTGCGCGACAAGCTGGTCGGAGATCGTGCCTACAGGCACGAGGATCCCGGCATCCACCATGTTCGTAATCGTATTGTTCAGTACCTGGATGTTCTGGTTTATCCCGGTGCCGAAGAAGCTCGCGAGGCGAACCCCCCTGTACCCTGCGTCAAGGCTGTTGTTCTGGATGGTGACGCCGTTGTTGCCGAGTGCAAGGAAGATACAGGAGCTCTGGTGGAAGCCGGACGGACCCGAGCTGCTGGAGCTGTTCCCGCTGACGTTCACGGTCACATCATTGACCAGGACGAGGAAGCTGCCGTCGTTATGGCTCGTGTTGTTTGTGATCGTCAGGTTCGTGCACTTGTCGATGTTGACTGCGGCATAATCGCCTCCGTCTCCAAGGTCATGCCCCGAGAAGCTATTGTTCGTGATGGTGAGATTGTTGCTCGGTGCCGATGCCATCCAGATACCTGCATCCTTTGCAAAGAGGTCGCCCGGATCGTCAAAGAAGGCGTTCTTGTCAATGGTCATGTTGCTCGACACGTTTGCATCCGGCCCCTGGACGTGTGCGCCTTCGTAGAGGTTCTGGAATCTGTTGTTCGTGATGTGGACCCCGGAGGTGGGTGTCCCGGCAGCGGCGTTGATACCCCAGGTTTGGGCGCCTGCCGTCCCGGCCCCCTGGATCGTGAAGCCGTCAATCGTCACGTTATTCGCACTGATAGAGAAGGCCGAGTTGGAGGGACCGCCGGTCTGTGCAACGACGATCGATTCAGATCCCGTTCTCCCGCGTGCATCGACGCCGGCCCGAACACCGTTCAGGGTCACGGTTTTGTTGGCTGCGACCGCCTCATTGTACGTCCCTGCGGCGACGCTCACCGTACTGCCGGAAACGAGGTTGACACCCTCCTGGATGCGGCCGGTCGCTCCGGTTTGCGGGCTCGCCGCACTCACGTTGAGGTATGAAAAATCGCCCTGGAACCCGGAGGTGACCGGTTGGGTGTCGGTGCCCGCGTTGAGCCACGGGGTGTAATCGAGACTTCCGGACATGAGTCCGAGGATGGTGCTCTCCGTCGCGCTTCCCCACCAATTTGCCGAAGCATCCTGCTGAACGCCGGTCGAGTTGTATGCGGCGTACGTATTCCCGCCGAGACTATTGGAGTTGACCGTCGCACTCAGGGTCGCTCCCGCGTCCTTATAGAAGTAGACGCCGTATCCCCAGCCCGTCACCATGTTCTGCGTCGCAGTCACGTTCAGGGTCGTCGTGCCGAGCGCGTCAAGTTCCAAACCGGTGCTCCCGGTACCCTGGCCGGTTACCGAATTCTGAGAGATCGTCGTTGTGGTCGTCGTCGTAAGGCTCGAAGTAGCGCGAACCTGACCCTTTATCGGGGCGGGCTCCTGGTCGAACGGCTGCGGGTTCACTCGAGGTTTTCCCCCCGGGTCGGCAACGATGCCCCAGAAGGCGGAAGTTCCCACACCGGCAACCGTCGCCGCAACGGTATTTCCGGTGATCGACCCGCCGACATCGATGTAGTAGATCCCGACCGTCGATTCATTGATGATGTTGTTTGTCGCAGAGATTGTACCGGAAGGTTGGTACAGCAGCAGGCCGCATGCGACATCCGTGTTGGGTGTGTAGGCAACTGCGCTCACCGTGTTCCCGGTGATTGAGCCCGTTGCACCGAATCCGATCTGAATCCCATTCTGGGCGTTGAAGTTGATCGCCCCAGCTCCGGTGACGGTGTTCCCCGAAACGTTCGCCGTCAGATTGGTGCCGTTCAGAGCCATGCCGTTCTTCTGGAAACCGCTGATCGTGTTGTTGCTGACATTGAGCGTGCGGAGCGTGGCGGTGGTCACGTTGGCATATATGGAGACACCGTGCTGATCGCCGTTGATCGGAGTTTCGCGGATATCCTTGATATCGCAACCGTCGATGGTTCCACCCGCATTATAGTACGCCACGCCGATAAACCGGTAATTGCCGTTTCCACGCCCCGCTCCGTCCACTCTGAGGCTCTTTATCGAGACGCCGTTCGCGTCGTGGACATAGAGGATCGGATAGTTGTTGGCGCTCGTCGCGAAGAACTTGACGAGAGTCACGGGTGATTTGACGATTGTCGAGGTCGAGGAGGCGCCCCGAAGCGTCAATTGTGAAGTGAGTTCGAGTTGTTCCTCGTACGTCCCCGCAAGCACCTGCACGGTGTCGCCCGCAACCGCCTTGTTGATCGCATACCGTTGAATCGCGCTGTAGATTCCCTTGATATTGGTGAAGGGGGGAGAATCCCAGCTGCGTGCGTCGACTCCCGGAGCCCACGCGATTGCCGCCTTGTCGAACGTATTGTTCGCGGCGATCGCCCGCCAATCCGGATTTTGATACCCGAGCGCGGCGGCATACGTTCCCCAGGCGATCACGTGCCTGCGGTCCGCAGCGCTGAATGTGTTGCCGGTAATCGTGGCCGCTCCGACCGGGTACGCATCCCATGGATCGACCCCCGGTCCGACAAATGCGATGCCGTCCACATAGTTCGTAAAGGTATTGCCGGTAATCACGCGTCCGCTGACGGGCCCGCTCCAGCCGGCGCCGCTCGAGAAGCGTATCCCGTCGGCATCCGGTCCGCCCCCCTCGAGAAGGTTCCCTTCGAAGCGATAGGCGACAAGATGCGATGTGTTCGTCCCGGAATTGTAATGATTATCGTCGACGTAGAGAGCCGCCGTCGCGTCGAGTCCGTGCAGCTTGCAATACTTGATGATGCAATTATCTCCGACGACCTCGATGGTCTTGTTGTTGTCGACCGCCCATCCCGTGACGTCCAGGCCTGTGATCGTGACATTGTCGGCTGCGACAAAAATGGCGTCGGCGCCGAAAGTCGGAAGATTTCGCTTTGCCGAGACGAAGGCCGCGACGCTGGAGTAGCTGGTGATGGGCGCCCCGCCCGCAGTCACACCCTGAATCGTGACCGATTTGTTGACGAAAATATTAAAGTCGTTGCCTCCCGCGCCGCCCGTCACCGGATCGCGGCCGTTTGCCTCGTCTATATTGTATGTTCCCGGAAACACTTTGATCAGGTCGCCGTTGCTCGCGGCGTCGATCGCGGCCTGGATGGTCGGTTGGTCGCCCGGTACGTTAATCGTGACGGAGGTTGCGGATGCGGCGGATCGTGTAGCGGGACTTTTCACCGGAGCGCTTCCTGTTAAGACGCGATCACCGAGGATTCCTCTGTACGGAGCCACCTCATCGGTCCGGATCTTTGCTGTTTGTTGTTGCGTCCGGATTGTGCCGGTGCAGAACATCATGGCGCAGCCGAGCGTCATCACGCAAATCATGAACTTACTCATGGTGCAACCTCCTCGAAAGAGATGAGAAATTCCTGCAGTGGGGCAGGCCTGGTGAAAGTGAAATTTGCTGAAGATGTGGGACCTCCGAACGGAGTGTCGAACGAACACTCGCTACGAATTCCTGATCAGGCGAACGACCTGGCCGGTCTGATGTGCCGGGAAACTGTCTCTGTTGACTGGAAGAGAAGGGCGATGACCTACCGTGGCCCTGAAATCCTGCTTCTCCGGTATAAAATGAACAGCAGGATCAGGAAGAAGAAGAATCACTTCTTCAAGAACATTCGCGCCGTAGAAAGTAGGAATTGCAGGACTTGATTGTCCCGCAGCGTTTGAATGGAGTGCCGAGAAATGTGCTCCCCCCTAAGCTATCTAGTCCTAACGGCGGTCGTCGATACAATCTTCCGCCGTTCCACCCGTGCTGAATCTAGATCAAATGCAAACCAGACGCAAGTTAAATCGGTCTCACAAACATTAGATTCTTCTTATTTTTGGAATCACGTGTGTGTCATCCCGGGGCAACGTCTGAATTTCACCGAACCTGTCATCCTGAGGGAGCGTAGCGACAATTGTCATTCTGAGCTGAACGGAGTGAAGCGAAGAATCTCCTCTCCCGAAAGAATGAGATCCTTCGCGGAGTTTACACTGAGCGAAGCGAATGTGCTCAGGATGACAATTTAAGACACTACCCATCTCCGGAGGTCTTCTCAGGGTACGGTGGCGGGATTGCCCCGGCCCTTCAATGGGAGCATTCCAGAATTCCGGCGAGAAGGTAATCCGGGAAAAACGAGTAGGTCTAGCGGGTTTTTTCTTGACTTTTGTCCATCCAGTCATTACTTTGGGACATTCCCGCTTCGTCTTCTGAAGACCTCATAAACAATGAACAGGAGGACCTGTTTATGAAAACATCGGCATTTCTCGCTCTATTACTCTCGCTCCTCATCTCGCTCACGGAGGGATGTTCCCCCGACTCGCCCACGGAAGCCGCCGTGCCGTTTGATCCCGGCACATGGTCGGGCGATTTTACCTATAAGGCGAATTACGGTTCGGAGGGAAGCGTGACACAGACGGGCGTCGTCACGTTCAAGTTTTCGGCTTCGGAGTACTCGTATGAAGCGACCGTGACTTCACTGGTCAATAGGACCACGACACGATATTGGGCCCCCGGTACGCTACTCAGGGACAGGGGGAATTTTACAAAGTTCGATCAGAAAGCGAATATGGTCGACTTTTCAAGCCTCCGGACGACCGACGTTCCCCAGCGAAGCCTTTATTTCCACGGCACGTATTCCTATTCCGCTTTCGGAAACTCGTTGTCCTTCTCGAAGAGTGAGGACGGCGCTTCGTTAACTGTTACGATTTCGAAGCAGGAGTAGTCGAAACCGATCCCACCCTCCCGGGTGAGTGATCCTCCTTTTTCCCCCCTTTTACCTCAAATTACGCCGGTACATGTCCCCCACGGTCAAGGGGGGTTCATTACTACCCTCGGAGGTAGGTATAGACCTACCCCCCTCGTAGTAATCAACCCCATTGACGGAGAACAAGAGATAGCGTAGATTGCTCCACGAGTTTCTGAGAGGGCGAAGAGAGCATAGGCGCACCAACAGCGAGGCGAAGACATCCCCCTCGTTCGCTTTTGATACGGACTTTTGATTTCGGATGGGGATCAAAAGTCGAGGGCCCGTATCGAGTGGGCGGGGGGGATTGTTTTTACGGCGTCATCGGCGTGAGGGACCAGCGGCGATTGAGTTCCTGTAGAACTGTTGGAAGGCATCCTTGATTTCATCCCGGACACGCCGGAATTCCGCAAGAATGTGCTCCCCGGTCCCTCCCGATGCCATAGGATCGTCAAACCCGAGGTGAAGCCGGTGCGCCACATGGCCGGTGAAAAGAGGGCAGGTTTCCCTCGCGTGGTCGCAAACCGTGATGACATAGTCGAACGGCTCGTCCAGGAACACCTCGACGCTCTTCGGGCGGGCGCGACTGATGTCGATCCCCTCCTCGTTCATCACTCTGACGGCAAGCGGGTGGACCTGCCGGGCCGGAGCAGTGCCCGCCGACTCGACTTCGAGGGCGGGGTCGAACGATTTGAGAAATCCCTCCGCCATCTGGCTGCGGATGGAGTTTCCGGTGCAGAGGATCAGGATCTTCACCTACTTCGTCCCCGAGACCGTGATGGAAAACATCCCGGCGCCGCTTGAGAGCGTGTAGTCGTATTTCTTCTCCGAAGCCACTTCCACGTCCCGGAAACCGGTCCGCCGGATAATTTCAAGATACTCCCTGCGCCCGAGCGCTCCGCTGATGCATCCGGCCCATAAGGCCGCATCGTGCCTCTCGGCATCGGAGATCGCTCCGTCGATGACAATGTCGGAGATGGTAAACCTCCCGCCGCTTTTCATCACGCGATGAATTTCTTTGAACGCGGCCGCTTTGTCTGGCACGAGATTAATGACGCAATTACTGATGACTCTGTCCACGCTCTCGTTTTCGACCGGGAGCGACTCGATCTCTCCTAGCCTGAACTCGACATTCGTCGCATTCACTTTCGCCTTGTTCTCGTTCGCGCGGCGGATCATCGCCTCGGTCATGTCGACCCCGATCACCTTGCCCGTCGATCCCACATAGCTCGAGGCGACGAAGCAGTCGATCCCGGCGCCCGAGCCGAGGTCCAGCACCGTCATTCCCTGCTTGAAGGATGCAAACGCGGTCGGAGTCCCGCAGCCGAGACCCAGGTCCGCCCCTTCGGGTATCGCCGCCCGTGCCGCATCGCCATACTTCAGAGCCATGTTCACAAGCCCCTCCGGTTCGCAGCCGCCGCTTCCGCAGCAGGAGGTTGCCGCGTCTCCCTGCGCCTGTTCCCCGCGGGCGATCTCCGCGTACTTCTGCTTGACCGCATCCTTGATTTCTGTGCTTGTATTCATCGAAGTTCCCTTCCTGAGAGTTATTGTTAACAGCAGATTCCCATCTGTTCTTTGACTTTGTCGAGCGTTCGCCGGTCGCGCCCGAGAATTTCTTCATCGATGAACCACCGCGAGAGGGAGGAGAGCAATTCCCTGTTCGGGGAGGTGAGCGATCTCGTGTTCACGCGGTAGTAGTTCCACTTGCCCCGTTTCTCATCCTGCAAAAGCCCTGCGTCCCTCAGCGTGATCAGATGGTGGGAGAGCTTCGATTGGGCCATCTGATAGACGGACATCAATTCGCAAACGCACGCTTCCCGGTCCATCAGCAACAGCAGCAATCGGACCCGAATTTCCTCGGAGACGGCTTTGATCGATGTAAGGGTGTCGTTCATATTGACGCATCAAAATATATTGATATAATACGAAATATCTCCGTCAATGGCAACTGTCAGCCAAATATGCTTATTTTGACAGTGCGCCGGAGAACTTCCATTGCATCCGGTACCGCCACCGGCGGAGTGAGACCGAATCGGCGAATCGGATTGTTACACTATTATAGAGAAGGGGAGAATCATGCGCTTGAAACCCGGAATACCCACGTTCATCGCGGCATCTTTCTGGCTTTTCTCCGGTTGCGGGGGAGAAAAGCCCGCGCCGCCGAGACCGGCGGCCGCACCGCAGGAACAGGTTCAGACGCCCGCATCCGTCTCCTGCAAGATACTCCTCGAGGGTACTCCCCCGAAGATGGAGAGCGTCAAAATGAATGCCGACAGAAAGTGCATCACGATGCACAAGGAGCCTGTCTATTTCCAGAATGTGCTGACAAACGGGAAAGGGATGCTCCGAAACGCCTTTGTGTATGTGAAAGAGGGGCTGGGTTCTCAAACCTACCCGGTGCCGAAGGAGCCCGTCACGATCGACCAGGAGGGATGCATGTATCATCCGCACGTCATGGGAATCCGGGTGGGTCAGCCTTTGCAGGTTGTAAATCTGGACCCGGTCCTGCATAATATCCACGCGCTTCCGAAGGTCAACGCTGGATTCAATTTCGCGCAACCGCGCGAAGGAATGAAAAAGGAGGAGGTTTTTTCCCAACCGGAGATCATGGTGAGAGTGAAATGCGATGTCCATTCGTGGATGAGCGCATATGTTGGGGTCCTTGACCACCCTTTTTTCGCCGTTTCCGACTCAAACGGAGCGTGTACGCTGAAAAACCTCCCCCCGGGGCAATATACCCTGGCGGCGTGGCATGAAACGTTCGGAACGCTGGAACAGAAAATAGTTGTTGCCGCCGGTGAATCGAAGAATGTAACATTTCAGTTTGCGGCAAAGTAAAAACCCTCCATGGAAAGGTTAAAAGTTTTTAAACATCCTGCTCCGGGAGCAAAAAACGGTCGGGATCGCCGGCCTTTTTTCATTATAAATGAATGAATTTTTATTAACTGGACATTTTCTGATACCTTCTTTACCTTGCCGCAAGATGATGAATACGAAGGGGTGAGGCGAACCGATACAGCAACAAAGCCGGAAGGGAACTATGATGAGATCGCAGGAACACACCCACACGCCTGTCCTTGAAGAGGCCTCGGACCATGTCGGTCAGCATTTCCGCGAAACTGCGGATCATTTGCGTGAGACCGTGGCTCGAGCCCGTCAGGAGCTGCAGGAAGGCCTCGAGAACATCGAGAAAAAGTTCACCGAGGCGCGCGATACCGTCGTCCATAAGACGAAACAGGTTGCGCGCACAACTGACAGGTATGTCAACAAGAACCCCTGGAAAGCCGTAGGGATATCCGCCGGTGTGGCGTTTCTGGCAGGTATCATAATCGCCCGGCGGCGACCCCACTAATTCTAAGATTTAGTTGGATGTTGTATATGTCCAATCTTGGAAAGGGCGTGGTATGTCAAAACACATTTTTCTGATCCTCGGATTGGCAACGTTGATCGTTGTCAGCGCAAACGCACAGAGTGTAAGCCTCGGTCCCCAAATCGGATATCAAAGGAGCCGGGACGCGGATGACGGCAAAATGATGGTGGGAGCGGCGCTTCGAATGAGATTGAGCCCCGGACTGGGGCTCGAGGGATCGCTCGGGTACCGCGACCAAAGCT is a window encoding:
- a CDS encoding arsenate reductase ArsC, which produces MKILILCTGNSIRSQMAEGFLKSFDPALEVESAGTAPARQVHPLAVRVMNEEGIDISRARPKSVEVFLDEPFDYVITVCDHARETCPLFTGHVAHRLHLGFDDPMASGGTGEHILAEFRRVRDEIKDAFQQFYRNSIAAGPSRR
- a CDS encoding DUF883 domain-containing protein, translating into MMRSQEHTHTPVLEEASDHVGQHFRETADHLRETVARARQELQEGLENIEKKFTEARDTVVHKTKQVARTTDRYVNKNPWKAVGISAGVAFLAGIIIARRRPH
- a CDS encoding carboxypeptidase regulatory-like domain-containing protein; the encoded protein is MRLKPGIPTFIAASFWLFSGCGGEKPAPPRPAAAPQEQVQTPASVSCKILLEGTPPKMESVKMNADRKCITMHKEPVYFQNVLTNGKGMLRNAFVYVKEGLGSQTYPVPKEPVTIDQEGCMYHPHVMGIRVGQPLQVVNLDPVLHNIHALPKVNAGFNFAQPREGMKKEEVFSQPEIMVRVKCDVHSWMSAYVGVLDHPFFAVSDSNGACTLKNLPPGQYTLAAWHETFGTLEQKIVVAAGESKNVTFQFAAK
- a CDS encoding metalloregulator ArsR/SmtB family transcription factor; translation: MNDTLTSIKAVSEEIRVRLLLLLMDREACVCELMSVYQMAQSKLSHHLITLRDAGLLQDEKRGKWNYYRVNTRSLTSPNRELLSSLSRWFIDEEILGRDRRTLDKVKEQMGICC
- a CDS encoding T9SS type A sorting domain-containing protein; the protein is MSKFMICVMTLGCAMMFCTGTIRTQQQTAKIRTDEVAPYRGILGDRVLTGSAPVKSPATRSAASATSVTINVPGDQPTIQAAIDAASNGDLIKVFPGTYNIDEANGRDPVTGGAGGNDFNIFVNKSVTIQGVTAGGAPITSYSSVAAFVSAKRNLPTFGADAIFVAADNVTITGLDVTGWAVDNNKTIEVVGDNCIIKYCKLHGLDATAALYVDDNHYNSGTNTSHLVAYRFEGNLLEGGGPDADGIRFSSGAGWSGPVSGRVITGNTFTNYVDGIAFVGPGVDPWDAYPVGAATITGNTFSAADRRHVIAWGTYAAALGYQNPDWRAIAANNTFDKAAIAWAPGVDARSWDSPPFTNIKGIYSAIQRYAINKAVAGDTVQVLAGTYEEQLELTSQLTLRGASSTSTIVKSPVTLVKFFATSANNYPILYVHDANGVSIKSLRVDGAGRGNGNYRFIGVAYYNAGGTIDGCDIKDIRETPINGDQHGVSIYANVTTATLRTLNVSNNTISGFQKNGMALNGTNLTANVSGNTVTGAGAINFNAQNGIQIGFGATGSITGNTVSAVAYTPNTDVACGLLLYQPSGTISATNNIINESTVGIYYIDVGGSITGNTVAATVAGVGTSAFWGIVADPGGKPRVNPQPFDQEPAPIKGQVRATSSLTTTTTTTISQNSVTGQGTGSTGLELDALGTTTLNVTATQNMVTGWGYGVYFYKDAGATLSATVNSNSLGGNTYAAYNSTGVQQDASANWWGSATESTILGLMSGSLDYTPWLNAGTDTQPVTSGFQGDFSYLNVSAASPQTGATGRIQEGVNLVSGSTVSVAAGTYNEAVAANKTVTLNGVRAGVDARGRTGSESIVVAQTGGPSNSAFSISANNVTIDGFTIQGAGTAGAQTWGINAAAGTPTSGVHITNNRFQNLYEGAHVQGPDANVSSNMTIDKNAFFDDPGDLFAKDAGIWMASAPSNNLTITNNSFSGHDLGDGGDYAAVNIDKCTNLTITNNTSHNDGSFLVLVNDVTVNVSGNSSSSSGPSGFHQSSCIFLALGNNGVTIQNNSLDAGYRGVRLASFFGTGINQNIQVLNNTITNMVDAGILVPVGTISDQLVAHGNQISGNAIGVQNDNTSPSTTVNATNNYWGSIFGPSDPTGTIEVPTSPAPSVATVKNTIPPGNLGNGASENVNYFPWIGQSNHGAHGGGISAGAYGSPTSNSVFAGVDPAALDGVDSRDTVAPPPPPTNYVYLYFPLDPGNPLPNYSVDVKKDEASLAAAAKAWNLKALSDLTTHVITMELPVDPALPSGFKPTLYDLSTTNYVNLRSTPFYVFTTPASVIPTDFRLLIGDSTKPNVAVTAPNGGEFLVVGTPYNITWTSSDGTGVLRHYIYYSLTGGAPYTLIDSTNGNVFSKLWTPPSAASVASIKVIARDSVLNEQTDVSDHSFTILATNSISFSALAGWNLVSPAMQQGTMTPAAVFGDDYGATPFFTFQYSPLSGYSIPSTLNMGQGYWLGSNSAQVIDAVGTPVSSASLGLAAGFNIVGNPFPVAEPKDSLKFTDGFLVKTMAQAATAGWLSNVLYGYSGTSYFVENSAMAVWNGYWIPMLLSGKTIQYTPAVGVPTPKVDVIAEAATPVHWSVDLAASMTVNGDRFGDRIASFGVREDAGDAFNPVYDAPRPPRAPSKDFVEVSFPARGEGYPAGFDSYARDYRTPGKAAWTFVVRSSAEGTVTLTWDRNSISGLAADVRIELFDGAGHAGIDMKKVGSYTYAQQGTTHEFSVNSSRQAVPQKFDLTQNFPNPFNPTTKISYALPGDARVQVAVYDFLGEKVAELVNQTLSAGYHEVVFDASRLASGMYFYRITATSANGVLFTGSKKMMLIK
- the arsM gene encoding arsenite methyltransferase gives rise to the protein MNTSTEIKDAVKQKYAEIARGEQAQGDAATSCCGSGGCEPEGLVNMALKYGDAARAAIPEGADLGLGCGTPTAFASFKQGMTVLDLGSGAGIDCFVASSYVGSTGKVIGVDMTEAMIRRANENKAKVNATNVEFRLGEIESLPVENESVDRVISNCVINLVPDKAAAFKEIHRVMKSGGRFTISDIVIDGAISDAERHDAALWAGCISGALGRREYLEIIRRTGFRDVEVASEKKYDYTLSSGAGMFSITVSGTK